The Culex quinquefasciatus strain JHB chromosome 2, VPISU_Cqui_1.0_pri_paternal, whole genome shotgun sequence genome contains the following window.
GTGCCGCGTGTCGTCATAAGATATCCTGCAGCGACTTGCGGTTCGTTTCGTAATGATGGGGCTTCGGTTCGACGGTTGGCCGGTGTTGGTCCGAATTCGGTCGCGTTGAGGGGGAGGAGTCTCTGGGGGCGACGTCGATGGTGGCGGAGCGAGGGGTGGAGCTGGTGCGTCGGAGCTGATCCGAGTGGTGGTCCGGGGTTAGGTCCAGGTCCAGATCCTTAAGCCGGTGCATTGAGTCGTAGTGGTCGCGGCTGTGCCGGTTGATATTATTGTTATAGTTACTACCTGGAAGGGAAAGCAGAGTTAGTAGAGTAATGCGTTGAGGAAACCGGAAAATGCAACTTGAGATCTACTTTGGTGTATTTTTGTGATCCTTAATTTtctgttttcgattttttttgtattcagatgtcttgaaaaaaattaaaactttatcCTTTGATGAATCGGCATGGACAATTTcagattttgtttagttttttttgccaGATTACACCATAgttattttttactaaaataactataacttaaaaattcaTCAATTACTCCTGCTGGTATAAAGACATTAGTtcaattcaatatttcaaacaatatttttggatttctaTTTCGAGTTTACATTTTTACCAAAATGCTGGTCAATATTCAACTCGTCCActataaacaaatcaaattggCGCAAGAGCGTTAAAAGAAAACTAAACAGTTAACATAAATCACATAGAACTTTGAATAATTAGAATAaacataataataaataaataaatgcatttctggagatttttttaaaaaaaaaggtccaaaaacaaaatttccagtttttgctcaaggaaatcaaaaaatcaagaaaatcaagaaaatcaagaaaatcaagaaaatcaagaaaatcaagaaaatcaagaaaatcaagaaaatcaagaaaatcaagaaaatccagaaaatcaagaaaatcaagaaaatcaagaaaatcaagaaaatcaagaaaatcaagaaaatcaagaaaatcaagaaaatcaagaaaatcaagaaaatcaagaaaatcaagaaaatcaagaaaatcaagaaaatcaagaaaatcaagaaaatcaagaaaatcaagaaaatcaagaaaatcaagaaaatcaagaaaatcaagaaaatcaagaaaatcaagaaaatcaagaaaatcaagaaaatcaagaaaatcaagaaaatcaagaaaatcaagaaaatcaagaaaatcaagaaaatcaagaaaatcaagaaaatcaagaaaatcaagaaaatcaagaaaatcaagaaaatcaagaaaatccaGAAAATCCAGAAAATCAaggaaatcaagaaaatcaagaaaatcaagaaaatcaagaaaatcaagaaaatcaagaaaatcaagaaaatcaagaaaatcaagaaaatcaagaaaatcaagaaaatcaagaaggTCAAGATGATaaagaaaatcaataaaatcaataaaatcaataaaatcaagaaGGTCAAGATGAtaaagaaaattaataaaatcaataaaatcaataaaatcaagtaaatcaataatcaatcaagaaaatcaagaaaatcaagataaTCAAGAAGGTCAAGAAGGTCAAGATGatttagaaattcaataaaatctttTAGTTGATAACCTTACCTAGAATGTACTGCTCCTTGTAGCTATTGCTATTTAACGTACAATTGGAGTCCCGCCGCTGCTGATTGCTGAACGCGGTCCCGGTGATGGTCACGAACGAGCACGTGTCCGGCACTCCGGTGCTCATGTTGAACACGTCCTCGTTCAGAACGCTTATCCGCGCTCGGCGGGCCCTCTCCGCCCTCGCttcctcgtcgtcgtcctccAGCTCTGTCGCTGCCGGCTGTTCCGGGTCGGGTCGTCCCGTCGAGTTTGTCGCGCTCAGACTCAGCTGGCGGCGCTTGGGCAGTGGCAGCGAGGCCGTCTTTTGGCGGTCAAACTTTTCCGAGTTGGCCCGCCGGTTGGAACCGACGCCTCCTCCGACGATCCGCACCGGAGTGGCCTCACGCGATCCGGAAATCGAATGGGACTTGGAGTGCTGGAAGCGGGACGTCAGGCGGTTTCTGTGGGGTGTGGCCAGTGCGTTCGTCACGGCACCGGTTGACTTGAGGGAGAGGGAACATTCGGTGGCCGGTCCAGGTCCGCTTAGTACGGAGCTGTAGAAGGAAGAAGCGGCCGGGGAAGAAGAGTACGCCATCATGGCGGATGGCCCGAGTGAGGACCGGTTGACACGGGAGTTGCCCAGCAGGCAGTGCTGGTGCTTCTGGTGATGGCTTCCAGGAACGGGCAGCGGAATGGTTTGGGTGTAGCTGTTGATCTTGGTGATGGTGGAGTTGGGGCAGGTGCCGTTGGAGTTTGTGATGGTGTTGCCGTTGCTGTTGGGTTGAATATTTTGGGGGGCAAACTGCTAGTCGCCGCGATGGCTGCTGCGCGGCGGATTCTTACGATAGATGTACACTTGCAGCAGGATCGCTAGATCTAAGCTGACCTGTGATGGGAATACATTGAAGAGAAAGGGTTTAATAGTAAGATGTTTCTTTTTTCGAGTCACAGCAATCTTCCTTACCTGCAGCGTGCCGCAGATCCAGAACTGCGTCGGGGCGTGCCTTAAGATAAAGTAACCAGTCTTGAACATATCACCGGCGGTCCACATGATCACCATGCAGATGCTCATACCGTGGGTGGACTTGTTTTTGTAGTTTCGCAGAAACTGGGGCGCACCTAAAAGTGATGacacaaatttgtattttgtttaaagTTATCATTCAATTCGTCGTCATACCCAGCATGGCCTCGGTGAAGACGGCCAGGAAGCCGATGGTCTCCATGAACCACGTCACGGACAGCATCAGGTAGGTAACGGCCGCCCCGACCACCCACACCACCAGCATAAAGTCCAGGTAGGACTGGAAGTCGGTCCAGCTCCAGAAGTAGCGCGTATCGAAATCTGTGTTGCAAAATTGGGAAGGAATAATTAATTACAAATTGGTTAAATTCCACGTGGAGTGtttgttaaggggttacatgcaAATATGAGTCAATGTGAAATGTCGGGTTGATGGCGAGTTGAACGAGCAAAACATGGCCAGTTCTAGGACAATGGACAATGGGGGTCATTAGTGATGCACAGCGCTGGGATGGTCAATGACTGATTCAACGTGGAAAACAGCACAAAAACACGCAAATATCCGAGCgacaaaaaatgttaataattcATTCTTCTACGCACGATGATGGAACGAAAAAACCAAACGCAAATTATGATAAAATGTTTTGGCTGAGTTGGGCGCTCGCTTCCGAAAGGGGGCCTTGACGTGCCCTTTTCCCCCCAAACTTTAGCAGGAGGTGGAGCTGTGAATTCCTTGCTGAACTTCGACGAGGACGCACCCTTACCTTGGGTCGAGGCCTTTCAGCCATCGCCGTCATCAGGGAATGTGGATTGACAGATGGCGTGCAGAGCAGCAAAGTTACTGAGGGTTACAGGGGCACGCGTGTGGCACATTAAGGTAGAGGGTAAGGTGGAGCGAAAAATAAACCTAGTtatgaaaacaatgtaaatggttCCTCCCAACACCACCATGGGCGTGGAAATGGGTCGAAAGGGTGGGATTCTTTCTCTAAAGGTGGCGATGACGACGGGGACAAGCCCGTGGGCGAGACCAGGTGAGTATTTCTATTATCTTGATCAGGGTATGGAATTAGAATTCCACCGATGATTGATAATCACTTCGgaaatatgctaaaaaaaataatatctagACACTTAAacctatttaatatttttttccatacattgtgcccaaaactaaattttggagaaaaaaatataCTCGATTCAAGCATTTGAAATAGAATTTCATAGAATCCTTAAAGGGTTTATTATAATAGTAAATGAATGCTTTTTCATTTTCTGTTCAATTGCATTGCTGTTAGCTCTGAACACATTTAAACAAATAATCTTGTGTATTCGTAGAACTTTGGATTTATTGCAAGGATCTATGTCTTTATTAGAGAAAATCTTGCTGAAAAAGAGcttctatttaaaaaatcttgacgTTTCAAAGTCGAtggcaatttttttacaaaattatttttaaattttctcgatttcgctgcaaatgttttgaaaatcgacAATATTGTAGACATTTTGAGTATGgagttgaaaaacaaaaatcaaagtacTTTTTTGATAGCTACAATCGAATTAGTGTAGAAACCGTGTTTTAAACACCTTTTGGTGctgttaaaaagatttttttcatttcatgaatgttttgttttgcttgcttATATTTACAAAATAGCTGATTACTTGGCAAAATCTctacaaaatgtatttttgaagcAATTCAGGAAttaaatgttgaattttaattcattttgaagcatttttgtaGATCAGCACACTGTTTAAAAGTGAATCCGGCAGATCTAAACAAAACTTAAAACGATTTCACATAAACGAGTTTAAAGAATCGTGGAATTTTAGTCGAATTGCCAAAGCGAACATgaacaattcaaaatttattgaaacatattggtcttccatttttaaaatatttcaaaagaaactaggattatttttaataaacatagaaaatatctagaaaaaaacttatgaaatcGATGAGaaactgtcacttttcataAGATACTCACACTCACTGTCAAACCAAACGTGACAAACTATCGGGATTTCAGTACTGTACTTGATGATAAATATCAtggatttggtaatttttgatacatttaatTCGTGAGgcattttgaaattgttttactcTACACTGATTAAGTATTTCTCCACCGATGATGATATGCGATGATGATTGCGAAGATATGTTCTCAGAAGAGAATGGAGATGTagatgaaattttcaataatttgtgtaccacaaataaaaaaaaaatatctgtctTGGAAATTCttaagaaattatgaaatatttttgaattaattgttcaaaaatataatttcaaatcaGTCAGCGAAAACTCAAAAAGCTAAAATATGCTTGCTGGAAATTTGTCGAAtcctgtaagttttttttttgaatttttcttactcttgctagtgccttagttaaagaaataattgttccaaaatggattatgatgcaacacaaagctgaaaggaactccaaaactctgttatgcacttcaaaataactcattgtatcttgattattcaccaataaaaccgaattgaaaattgaaactgAATTTGTCGAATCGAAAGATTCATTCTCTAGTTTAGCTTTTTTATGATTCCtggtgaaatatttttttcacttttcaattTTGCTCTCTTAGCTTTGAATGAGGTTCGATTAATCTATGACAAAAGTTGTTCCAAAAGCTtagtaaatactaaaaaattaaatattatacCTAAATAAAGTTTTGGAAGTTGCtgtaaaaaaagctgaaatttttaatttactcaagcgcattctaaaattaaatataaatgtttttaaacaatttttcctcTAAATTTTAAGATTGTTTAACGAATTTTGCTAAACTGCgtacaattttgaatttcatttttaaaagctGTTTTGTTTGGCAAAATGCTTAGAAATCAATCAGTAAGTTTAAGGCAAGaccttttatgaattttttttcttgcgaaGAACTGCTTGAAAGCTGCACTAAAATAAATTATCAAAGGAATAACATGCTCATACTcgaattaaaactttttatgtATAGAATACGAAAACTTACACGAATTTATCTCCAACAAATTTTCTTATCTAAGAAATTAAAGTACTTTGAAGAACTGTTCATGATTGACAGAATGCTCAAATGGCACAAATTATATTACCTGGGCAGACGGTAATGACAATCttaatgccatttcaataacaaatacagttaaaataacaaaaagtgttatggaatcttcttgaaaaatccatttttgcataacggtttaataacagtttatgttatcataacaaaatttgttatttgtctgatattggttgaaagcaaaCACAATTTtggccaactgttattgggatgatcggattagttgttaaaataacaaaaaataataacaaagatttgttcgaagaatgactaaaaatgttattaatctgttatcacaataacaatccaatatcaAAATAATCATAATGACGAATAAcatatcttgttataaataacataaaatgttattggactagtttttttttcaaagatcaaaaaatgttattcccaagttatttccgtctgctcgggtaaagTCTTTCGTATTTGAAAGAACTTCAAATTTTAAGAATCCAAAATCtcacagaattttttttaggaatcagctcgaaaagaatgcaaaattcaaagccaaataattttttttaagaaaacaattttttgtttttgaaaaatctaatatAAAAGTaatgaagttttgaaaaagaaaaaaaatgttgaaattataaatgtaattttatggTGCAGAATCTAAATTGCAAtcgaaattaattgaaattaaaaaaaatggcagttttcgcaattgataaaaaatcatgaatgaaAAGCACACCGGCaataaatatgtttgaaaacatAAGACTAAGACTTTGTTGATCGAACTGTTGTTTGCTATTATAAAGCTTCTTAAAGTTTGAAATTGGTGGAACATGAGTTTTTCTCCAAGTCGACTTCAATTTTCATCTGACGATATCAAAGAAACTATTGGcttcaaagtttgaaaaattcaactattttgaaattctttatcATCTCGTCTTAttatccagctgcagctttgttgaccgAGGATAATTCTTATGGTGAAAAGCAAaacttttgtcaattttttttaaacaggtttcttttttaatagttttagtTGAATTGATGCTTCTATTACTGCACTTAATAAAATAGTATTGGAATGACGTATTTTGTTGAAAGAGAAGCATTTCTTTTAGTGAACAAGTCCAAGTTCTAAAATAGTAGGACCAAAAGAAAAGTTTTGATCTGCATcctcctattgacaaattaaaattttcaaaattcgataTGCTGAAAAACCTTGatatgttgaaaaataaaagcaCTTATTTAATCAAGacttttttgttctgtttttaatgtgattttccatggaaaaaaaatctcaaatgcgTCTCCACGGTAAAACAATGAAATATGGAGCACGGTGAATCATGAAAAAAGGACGACTAACTTTATACCATCGCCATCGCAGACAAGCCCCTTTTCCCCTGTCACTCGCTCGCCAAACGTGTAACGTTTACCAGACCAGAGCAGGTCCGGACAGGACACAGTCCCGGTTGCGTGTGCCAATAAAGCTGTGTATAAAATgggcataaaaaattaaaaacggtCTCGGTTAGAAAATGCGTCCCCTGTCATCGATTCCGATGGCCCCCAGGGTGTCGTCGCTAATAAACAATTGATCTGGCGGTGCACGGCGGCAGCAGTTCGAGATTTGTCCCCGGTGGTCGATTTTCGGGAAAATTCATGAAGGTCGAGGTCGAACCGCTTTCGGGCGGACACGCGATGCCCTACAGGTACACTCAAATTTAGCGACTAGCGTGAATGGATTTTATCGCTTAATTCAACTATAGAGTGTTTGAACTCGAAAggataaaaagaagaaaaaaaaaacataagtttTCCATCAAGCTTCAAAAAAGCTGAAagcttttttaagtttttatttgagTGAAAAGTCTGTCGcataaataacacaaaaaaaaatcacgaaaaaagcTCCTAAGAAAACGCAGCAAACTAGTTTGCCTCCAGCTTTCACCAACCGGAAATGGAAATTTACACTTGCTTAATTCGCTTCTTCGAGCAATGTTCGTCGCCCCCATCTTTCTAGCTGTAGAACGTGATAATGGATGGCTGGGAATGGCTTTCCACAGGAAATAGTCCATCCGTTAAACCATCGTTCAAATATTTGCGTTCGACagcaagggtttccagaagcgcttattacttgccagtctgccaattaattgctcaaattactggtcaaaaatgattaatttcattaattacttaattacttttcactacgataaaaatatcatttaatttaaatttaagaattcatttctacggttctaaactaaattatttatcaCCTAAACtccaattttattataaaattgacattttatttaattataccattttcaggtaaaaaataagtagctcaattgatatgaacaataatatttgttttatggCCAATTTaacttgaattattgaattatctgTTTCGAAATTCCATAATGTTTCACGTTTCAATCTACCAAACCCTTATCAATCAATTGCAAAAGAAGATTATTTAAGTTGACTTACGTTTTTTGAAGTCGCGTTtgtaataaaagcaaaaaaaaaaatactgttttacttcaatatatgaattttaatataattaattaataatttaaaattgttttcagtttattgCAAATCGAATGCCATTAGAATAtagaagttgtttgaaaaaaggtcccctgatttttcgagccaaacataaactttgacaaatatttgcagcagctcttcatgaaaattgtgaaattcatcaaaataatgttatgttttaaaatgtttttcaaacattggtttgacattactttgcatgttttttttttctcaagcaaattaaaaaaatccgttgctgaaaatacggataatgtgaaatgtgacatttacattggatttaatttctgcatctgaatattagtcgattttaatttcactgagtttgatttttaacattgaaacatttgtctcagaaatatttggaaatttttcgggGAAATAGCTCTTAATAGAGAGATGTTACAGGACTGTCAATTCCTgctgattatgaaaaaatatatttttatttttattgatttatggctatcacttgaaaactttgtttttatcaatgatagtaatatatcatggcgttgccttttgttgttaatcagcttcgataaacaacatgattaaaataaattttaggagagttttaggagagaactatggtGAATAAGGCCTTCCACATACAGAGCCAGTCTATTTTAATCTTTGTGTTTCACTCTTATTAGTAATTAataaaaaactgataaaatagATTATATAAcgaaacgaaaaacgaaactattggcactacgcccccggggcatggccttcctctaacgtgggatttctgctccagcgcctctgacgagacaggagaaaccgggaccgacgttttacttcaccatccgatagaagctcagtggataaggcgggaatcgaacccgcgtctcatagcatcatcgggatcggcagccgaagccgctacccctgcgccacgagacccacgtggcgattatatataaaaagtaaatagtgttgttgaagaagtacaatttaaaataatcaattactttaattactcaaaaattactttgatTACCaataaattactttaaattactctaattgccatgaattactaagtaattaaagaattacctaattaccagctgaaaatcaaagtaattattaattacttgccagtctcacagaaaaaaatcaattctcgaaacc
Protein-coding sequences here:
- the LOC6040863 gene encoding uncharacterized protein LOC6040863; amino-acid sequence: MMAYSSSPAASSFYSSVLSGPGPATECSLSLKSTGAVTNALATPHRNRLTSRFQHSKSHSISGSREATPVRIVGGGVGSNRRANSEKFDRQKTASLPLPKRRQLSLSATNSTGRPDPEQPAATELEDDDEEARAERARRARISVLNEDVFNMSTGVPDTCSFVTITGTAFSNQQRRDSNCTLNSNSYKEQYILGSNYNNNINRHSRDHYDSMHRLKDLDLDLTPDHHSDQLRRTSSTPRSATIDVAPRDSSPSTRPNSDQHRPTVEPKPHHYETNRKSLQDIL
- the LOC6040864 gene encoding solute carrier family 66 member 2 isoform X2, which gives rise to MDWIINDELGLTVGHVVGYVSAAFMVVGGVLPYVPQYKQIKQTQDPEGFSLHVCLALLIANSLRILFWFSSRFEIPLLVQSVVMNITMFIMIHLCVTVRRNNAIMRTRERVFSDFDTRYFWSWTDFQSYLDFMLVVWVVGAAVTYLMLSVTWFMETIGFLAVFTEAMLGAPQFLRNYKNKSTHGMSICMVIMWTAGDMFKTGYFILRHAPTQFWICGTLQVSLDLAILLQVYIYRKNPPRSSHRGD